A section of the Rhodanobacteraceae bacterium genome encodes:
- a CDS encoding glycosyltransferase family 2 protein, with protein sequence MRQPEVSVIVPVRDGAAHLRRAVSSALEASQVGEVIVIDDGSRDATWEEAGILCSDPRVRRLQHPGQQTLGVSASRNLGITSARCELLAFLDADDYYLPGRFDLAVSVLAADESVDGVHEAAGTWWATVELRSWWLKHYNARVLNGLHRRVHPDELFRSIVEGNNGWLHTSAITVRRHLLRRTGPFDTELSMCQDSAMWLKMAACGRLVAGRLDEPVAVYVVHGDNRVLRQRSEKQHYEDLKDEIVWRWLLQRPQLHSALVVQGCQVARRRMAQGSDGMAAWQSVATEYPAIAEESDFVRLRREILSSGVQAGPCASWEYLNPPMASTHSGTDE encoded by the coding sequence ATGCGGCAACCTGAGGTCAGTGTGATCGTGCCGGTGCGCGATGGCGCCGCCCATTTGCGCCGAGCGGTCAGCTCGGCGCTGGAGGCCAGCCAGGTTGGCGAGGTCATCGTGATAGACGACGGATCGCGTGATGCCACCTGGGAGGAGGCGGGAATACTCTGTAGCGATCCGCGGGTAAGGCGCCTGCAACATCCCGGGCAGCAGACGCTGGGTGTTTCCGCGTCGCGAAACCTTGGAATCACGAGTGCCCGGTGCGAACTGCTGGCCTTCCTTGACGCGGATGACTACTACCTCCCGGGACGATTCGATCTCGCTGTGTCCGTTCTGGCTGCGGACGAGAGCGTCGACGGCGTCCATGAAGCAGCAGGCACCTGGTGGGCGACCGTGGAGCTTCGCTCATGGTGGCTCAAGCATTACAACGCTCGGGTTCTCAATGGCTTGCACCGTCGCGTTCACCCGGACGAACTGTTTCGATCCATCGTTGAGGGCAATAACGGCTGGCTGCATACATCGGCCATCACCGTGCGCCGGCATCTGCTGCGGAGGACGGGTCCCTTCGACACTGAGCTCTCCATGTGTCAGGACAGTGCCATGTGGCTGAAGATGGCGGCCTGCGGACGGCTGGTCGCGGGACGTCTGGATGAGCCGGTCGCGGTCTATGTCGTGCATGGCGACAACCGGGTGCTCAGGCAGCGATCGGAGAAGCAGCACTATGAGGATTTGAAGGACGAGATCGTCTGGCGTTGGTTGCTGCAGCGTCCGCAGCTGCACTCGGCATTGGTGGTGCAAGGGTGCCAGGTGGCGCGACGAAGAATGGCGCAGGGCAGTGATGGCATGGCAGCATGGCAATCGGTGGCTACCGAGTACCCTGCCATCGCCGAAGAATCGGACTTTGTCCGGTTGCGACGCGAAATTCTCAGCAGCGGAGTGCAAGCCGGCCCCTGCGCGTCCTGGGAATACCTGAACCCTCCGATGGCAAGCACCCATTCAGGCACGGATGAATAG
- a CDS encoding glycosyltransferase family 2 protein, translated as MKPRVFLASPIGVSSCTHLLGHFLDHYVRLGVDEFLLVLHAGPSDPRADSMIESMARFGIRPLLRTGEFNTRLKLERYRALVDAHCRLQDWVLYADMDEFHAYPGRLHDFLADCDEAGYRFVPGRMRDRLASAGELLPMTPTPTLWQQYPFRANVTAGIRHGWDRKVCAAKATLRFDEGGMHCLAYGHDRVTNYQLTYVDARGRPGFIDIDHFAWDSTVLDRMESKLNGLGGDSDATDDPVVMVEYRRMREHLRTHGGIAAEDLEMAPVPALHYEA; from the coding sequence ATGAAACCCAGGGTCTTTCTCGCGAGCCCCATAGGTGTGTCTTCGTGTACCCATCTGCTGGGCCATTTCCTTGATCACTATGTGCGCCTGGGTGTGGATGAGTTCCTGCTCGTCCTGCATGCCGGGCCGTCGGATCCTCGCGCCGACTCCATGATCGAGTCCATGGCGCGCTTTGGAATCAGACCTCTGCTCAGAACTGGCGAGTTCAATACCCGACTCAAGCTCGAACGCTATCGCGCGCTGGTCGATGCCCATTGCCGCCTGCAGGACTGGGTGTTGTACGCCGACATGGACGAGTTTCACGCCTATCCGGGCAGGCTGCACGATTTCCTCGCCGATTGCGACGAGGCCGGCTATCGCTTCGTCCCGGGGAGGATGCGCGATCGACTGGCGTCCGCGGGCGAGTTGCTGCCGATGACGCCGACGCCGACGCTATGGCAGCAGTATCCCTTCCGCGCAAACGTCACCGCCGGTATTCGCCATGGTTGGGACCGAAAGGTCTGTGCCGCGAAAGCCACGCTCCGATTCGACGAGGGCGGGATGCACTGCCTCGCGTATGGCCACGACCGAGTCACGAACTATCAGTTGACCTACGTCGACGCACGCGGCCGCCCCGGCTTCATCGACATCGACCATTTCGCCTGGGATTCGACGGTACTTGACCGCATGGAGTCAAAGCTGAACGGTCTCGGCGGTGACTCCGACGCCACTGACGATCCCGTGGTGATGGTCGAATACCGGCGCATGCGTGAGCACCTGCGGACCCATGGCGGTATCGCCGCCGAGGATCTTGAAATGGCCCCGGTGCCTGCGCTTCACTACGAAGCCTAG
- a CDS encoding UbiA family prenyltransferase, which yields MHLISIFRRLRVHRTWAYKGPLLMAGPYCVLALSGTPALKALVAVLASMLTVGGIAGLAYLINDLADQTSDRAAGKSNSTEGASPMAIVLAALILLLAALLPWATVLPFSGLAGILLGAELMLFFLYAVPPFRFKERGFLGLATDATYAYVVPALLAAMTFASIGDLPRGDIAHLLTALVVWQAPLGLRNIILHQIEDSANDIASETRTWVLSVGKSRAERLTRKYIVPLEIGGFVYFCASVYSVAPAVTLIYPIFLGLTILVIKISWRRSLPLSLQESLILYLSDYYDEWIPVLLLLTLVACDPMYLPLLLLHLVAFRKNAVRSTLREIGIVAARLRATP from the coding sequence ATGCACCTGATCTCCATCTTCCGTCGGCTGAGAGTTCATCGCACCTGGGCCTACAAGGGCCCGCTGCTGATGGCCGGACCCTATTGCGTTCTGGCCCTGAGCGGGACGCCGGCCCTGAAGGCCTTGGTTGCAGTGCTCGCGTCCATGCTGACGGTCGGCGGCATCGCAGGTCTGGCCTATCTCATCAACGATCTGGCGGATCAAACTTCAGACCGCGCGGCCGGCAAGTCCAACAGCACCGAGGGAGCATCGCCCATGGCGATCGTGCTTGCGGCGCTGATCCTGCTGCTCGCCGCGCTGCTTCCCTGGGCAACCGTGCTGCCGTTCAGTGGTCTGGCCGGGATACTTCTGGGCGCTGAACTGATGCTCTTCTTTCTCTACGCCGTTCCTCCATTTCGATTCAAGGAGCGCGGGTTCCTTGGACTCGCGACGGACGCCACCTACGCCTATGTGGTCCCCGCGCTGCTGGCGGCGATGACCTTTGCCAGCATCGGGGATCTGCCGCGCGGGGACATCGCCCATCTGCTGACAGCGCTGGTTGTCTGGCAGGCCCCCCTGGGCCTGCGCAACATCATCCTGCACCAGATTGAAGACAGCGCCAACGATATCGCCAGCGAGACCCGGACCTGGGTGCTGAGCGTCGGCAAGTCCCGCGCGGAGCGTTTGACCCGCAAGTACATTGTTCCGCTCGAGATCGGGGGCTTTGTCTACTTCTGCGCAAGCGTCTACAGCGTGGCGCCTGCGGTGACTCTGATCTACCCGATCTTTCTCGGATTGACGATCCTCGTGATCAAGATTTCCTGGCGCCGCTCCTTGCCCTTGTCTCTGCAGGAATCACTGATCCTGTATCTCAGTGACTACTATGACGAATGGATTCCGGTGCTGCTGTTGCTGACGCTGGTGGCCTGCGACCCAATGTATCTGCCCCTGCTCCTGCTGCACCTCGTGGCTTTCCGCAAGAACGCCGTGCGCAGTACCTTGCGTGAGATCGGTATTGTCGCGGCGCGCCTTCGAGCCACGCCATGA
- a CDS encoding glycosyltransferase, producing MRGLLLRLLPLSTAICTGFIHYDRGASWWQTAIYALATLALMVVLEHGRTWIGHPSRRGPKPDGYRDVARWATHAQQRLRSRSLWVELVALTLLLILLLPSAVIAASLVAMVVALQALRLFIFGRKSVCERTPDADARLCSLARSSICTLCLPVALALDIAMMHPWAWSLVLLQATLPLAELRRRLLGFGGTLLSPGFSRALRRLLSAPSDFQVLVAATTWTVNGVNVFSTNLVRGLMQSAVPARILLTEQATRLITIVEAELPRPADIPFAQLPVGYTQGWGPHWSAMLRVLEEAAPCVYIPNSDWRHSCICPQLSDRVVVVGVVHSDDPLHYDHVRRLGRYWNVIVAVSSAIASRTARLCPEIADRIITIPIGVRIPATRPARARSGSSLRLIYHGVLKQHQKRVLDLPRIVQSTLDLGVPVVLSIAGAGPDEAALREACASLVDRGAIRFLGLASPDAVATLLEQHDVYVLPSQFEGMPNALIEAMGHGCVPVVSRMESGIPELIGDGDNGFMVPVGDSVAFAERLRVLWESPERRERMSIRAHAAVRNGGFRIEDMVKAYRRAFADAWEEVRAGRYSRPRGALSPPPREIDGIGLLPLDLVHHEPGLGAFPSLKDAEEYVLHVAAMARDRESIGFRPDRRLTAGASARKLDGLPVFVATPAWTSNGVNRWAEDLVRGLRKVGLDARILLTEEATELVQIDAPRLHRPTDIPFESLAIAGEDNWGARWGAMVRTLESAAPCIYIPNYDWRHACIIPALSDRVKVVGTVHDSTPPYSEHAQRLGGYWDAAVVTSYPMSRHLRRQVPGIESRLAVIHHGLDFPAIWCERPSSGTGPKILVLALGDASLGGAELLRVAMDLSRGVADSRIVVVDPPPGCRSDLRAGGVELLVDGNRQEWLVQCRSSDFVLAGHWCDDLRSPWFEAMGNGCVPLWIGAVPTAGLLIEHGSSGILAADGNLDVLMAQIRELVSKPEGHRRLAAAAHAVACKASVRNEQMIDAFLALFGRLLDEPEAMNLRPRRSPILPPPASVDGQPIFPVELSEDHDLGRFPAADDVRRFIAEAGEWNPMI from the coding sequence ATGCGTGGGCTCTTGCTCCGACTGCTGCCACTTTCAACGGCGATCTGCACAGGATTCATCCACTACGATCGCGGCGCCAGCTGGTGGCAGACCGCCATTTACGCGCTGGCCACGCTTGCCCTGATGGTTGTCCTGGAGCACGGGCGCACGTGGATCGGGCACCCTTCACGGCGGGGCCCGAAGCCTGACGGGTATCGCGACGTCGCGCGCTGGGCCACGCACGCACAGCAGCGGCTACGCTCACGATCGCTGTGGGTCGAGCTGGTAGCACTCACACTACTGCTGATTCTGCTGCTGCCTTCGGCCGTCATCGCCGCGAGCCTGGTTGCGATGGTCGTGGCGCTGCAAGCCCTGCGTTTGTTCATATTCGGGCGCAAGTCGGTGTGCGAGCGCACCCCGGATGCAGATGCACGCCTTTGCTCGCTCGCACGATCAAGCATCTGCACACTCTGTCTGCCGGTGGCGCTCGCGCTGGACATTGCCATGATGCATCCATGGGCATGGTCGCTGGTCTTGTTGCAAGCGACACTGCCACTGGCTGAATTGCGTCGTCGCCTGCTCGGATTCGGCGGCACGCTGCTGTCGCCCGGGTTCTCGCGAGCATTGCGCAGGCTGTTGTCGGCCCCTTCGGACTTTCAGGTGTTGGTGGCGGCAACCACCTGGACCGTGAACGGCGTGAATGTCTTTTCGACCAATCTCGTGCGTGGCCTGATGCAATCGGCTGTCCCGGCGAGAATCCTGCTGACTGAACAGGCAACTCGGCTGATCACGATCGTCGAGGCAGAATTGCCGCGACCTGCGGACATACCGTTCGCTCAGCTGCCGGTCGGGTACACGCAGGGATGGGGGCCGCATTGGAGCGCCATGTTGCGGGTTCTGGAGGAGGCCGCGCCTTGTGTCTACATCCCGAACTCGGACTGGCGCCATTCCTGCATCTGCCCGCAGCTATCTGACAGGGTCGTCGTCGTGGGCGTCGTGCACAGTGACGATCCTCTGCACTACGATCACGTGCGCCGTCTGGGGCGCTACTGGAATGTCATTGTTGCCGTCAGTTCGGCCATCGCCAGCCGTACCGCGCGCCTGTGCCCGGAGATTGCCGATCGAATCATCACAATTCCGATCGGCGTCCGCATACCTGCGACACGCCCGGCCCGTGCCCGGTCGGGCAGCTCATTGCGCCTGATCTACCATGGCGTGCTGAAGCAGCATCAGAAGCGTGTGCTGGATCTGCCCCGAATCGTCCAGAGCACCTTGGATCTGGGAGTTCCTGTGGTGCTCAGCATCGCCGGGGCTGGCCCTGACGAGGCTGCTCTACGCGAGGCCTGTGCCAGCCTGGTCGATCGAGGTGCGATCCGATTCCTGGGGCTGGCATCTCCGGACGCCGTGGCGACCCTGCTCGAACAGCACGACGTGTATGTGCTGCCTTCGCAATTCGAGGGAATGCCAAACGCCTTGATCGAGGCCATGGGACACGGCTGTGTCCCGGTGGTCAGTCGGATGGAGAGCGGCATTCCCGAGTTGATCGGCGATGGCGACAACGGCTTCATGGTCCCGGTCGGTGATTCGGTGGCTTTTGCCGAACGTCTGAGAGTCCTCTGGGAATCGCCTGAGCGCCGCGAGCGCATGTCGATCCGGGCTCACGCCGCAGTGCGAAACGGCGGCTTCAGGATCGAGGACATGGTCAAGGCCTATAGGCGTGCTTTCGCTGACGCCTGGGAAGAGGTCCGAGCCGGGCGCTATAGCAGACCGCGCGGAGCACTCTCACCTCCCCCGAGAGAGATCGATGGAATTGGGCTGCTTCCCCTTGACCTGGTGCACCATGAACCCGGGCTGGGGGCATTTCCGTCCTTGAAGGACGCGGAGGAGTACGTCCTGCATGTCGCGGCCATGGCCCGTGACCGTGAGTCCATCGGGTTCAGGCCCGACCGGCGCCTGACCGCGGGTGCATCGGCTCGCAAGCTCGACGGCCTGCCAGTCTTCGTGGCAACACCCGCGTGGACCAGCAACGGCGTCAATCGATGGGCGGAGGATCTGGTACGCGGCCTGCGCAAGGTTGGGCTTGATGCGCGAATTCTGCTGACCGAAGAAGCGACTGAGTTGGTGCAAATCGACGCACCCAGACTGCATCGACCCACGGACATACCTTTCGAGTCTCTCGCGATAGCGGGCGAGGACAACTGGGGCGCACGCTGGGGCGCGATGGTCCGAACACTGGAATCGGCCGCCCCCTGCATCTACATTCCCAACTACGATTGGCGCCACGCCTGCATCATCCCGGCGCTCTCGGATCGAGTGAAGGTCGTTGGCACGGTGCATGACAGCACGCCGCCCTATTCCGAACATGCACAAAGGCTTGGCGGCTATTGGGACGCGGCCGTGGTGACCAGCTATCCGATGTCTCGACACCTGCGCCGACAAGTGCCGGGGATCGAGAGCCGACTGGCGGTGATTCATCACGGCCTGGATTTTCCCGCTATCTGGTGCGAGCGCCCGTCATCGGGGACCGGGCCGAAGATCCTGGTGCTTGCCCTGGGCGACGCATCCCTGGGCGGCGCCGAATTGTTGCGTGTGGCCATGGACCTGAGCCGGGGCGTCGCCGACTCCCGGATTGTCGTCGTCGACCCGCCGCCGGGATGCCGATCGGACCTGCGCGCTGGCGGCGTGGAGCTGCTCGTCGATGGTAACCGCCAGGAGTGGCTGGTCCAGTGCCGCAGCAGCGATTTCGTACTCGCCGGTCATTGGTGTGATGACCTGCGCTCACCGTGGTTTGAGGCCATGGGCAATGGTTGCGTGCCTCTGTGGATCGGAGCGGTTCCGACCGCCGGTCTGCTGATCGAACACGGAAGCAGCGGAATATTGGCGGCCGACGGGAATCTTGACGTCCTGATGGCTCAGATCCGGGAACTCGTCAGCAAACCCGAGGGCCATCGCCGTCTGGCAGCAGCAGCGCACGCCGTCGCCTGCAAGGCTTCGGTGCGGAACGAACAGATGATCGACGCATTTCTGGCCTTGTTCGGACGACTCCTGGATGAGCCCGAGGCCATGAATCTCAGGCCACGGCGCAGCCCCATCCTGCCTCCGCCCGCAAGCGTGGACGGACAGCCGATTTTCCCCGTTGAACTGTCTGAGGACCATGACCTGGGAAGATTCCCCGCTGCGGATGACGTGCGCCGCTTCATCGCCGAAGCGGGCGAATGGAATCCGATGATCTGA